From the genome of Nicotiana sylvestris chromosome 2, ASM39365v2, whole genome shotgun sequence, one region includes:
- the LOC138885114 gene encoding uncharacterized protein has protein sequence MLTEKCSAILQNKLPQKLGDPDSFTIPCTLGGVYFEKSLCYSRASIILMPFSIFRKLDLGEMKDIGVSLQFVDQRRAIIDVHQGQLILRVDEESVIFDMQKILRFSGDEASSSCFSIDMNSDLADEFKDDQLISDSMEDV, from the exons ATGCTTACTGAAAAATGTAGtgctatacttcaaaataagctaccaCAAAAACTTGGTGATCCTGACAGTTTTACCATTCCATGCACTTTGGGAGGTGTATATTTTGAAAAATCACTTTGCTATTCTAGAGCTTCAATAATTTTGATGCCATTTTCTATTTTTAGAAAATTGGATCTTGGTGAAATGAAGGACATAGGTGTTTCTCTTCAGTTTGTAGATCAAA GAAGAGCAATCATAGATGTTCATCAAGGGCAACTAATCTTGAGAGTTGATGAAGAAAGTGTCATttttgatatgcaaaagatactaAGATTTTCAGGAGATGAGGCATCATCTTCATGCTTTTCTATTGACATGAATAGTGATCTTGCAGATGAATTCAAAGATGATCAATTAATTTCAGACTCAATGGAAGATGTTTGA